A stretch of the Persephonella sp. genome encodes the following:
- a CDS encoding helicase-related protein → FFYSLISNRNKMLRKFHKFTNSIAILDEIQSIPHKYWLVIREVLTRMAERFNFYVIFSTATQPLIFEKEKAEEIINFKLYFEKLNRYEINVDKSPKTIEEFYNSLNISEDKRYLFILNTVNAAKQLYNFLKNDFPEDIVFLSTYLVPKERLNRIKLLKSQQKKIAVSTQLVEAGVDIDFDVVYRDFAPFDSLNQSAGRCNREGKKEKGQFVVLNLKDENGRFYHSYIYDTVLTHLTNEILEKEKYEEKDMYDLVNSYYKKLQQVKSDKVSRDLLEMLYNLKFDGEWEKGKINSINDFVLIDEDFYKEDVFIELDDEAKEIWQEYSKIWQMPDLLERKKAFDSIKADFYQYVVSVPVKEDTPKIEHNFYYVPHSFLDEYYDLETGFKTKGNLYFEI, encoded by the coding sequence GTTTTTCTATTCTCTAATCAGTAACAGAAACAAAATGCTTAGAAAATTTCATAAGTTTACGAACTCTATTGCGATTTTAGATGAAATTCAGTCAATTCCTCACAAATATTGGCTAGTTATTAGAGAAGTTTTAACCAGAATGGCAGAAAGATTTAACTTTTATGTGATTTTTTCTACAGCAACCCAGCCTTTGATATTTGAAAAAGAAAAAGCAGAAGAAATAATCAATTTCAAACTCTATTTTGAAAAACTAAACAGATATGAAATAAATGTTGATAAAAGCCCAAAGACCATTGAAGAGTTTTATAACAGTTTGAACATTTCAGAGGATAAAAGATATCTTTTTATCTTAAATACGGTAAATGCAGCAAAACAACTTTACAACTTTTTGAAAAATGATTTTCCAGAAGATATTGTATTCCTCTCAACTTATCTTGTTCCAAAAGAAAGACTAAACAGGATAAAACTTTTGAAAAGTCAGCAGAAAAAGATAGCTGTTTCTACACAGCTTGTTGAGGCTGGCGTTGATATTGATTTTGATGTGGTCTACAGAGATTTTGCACCTTTCGACAGCTTAAACCAATCAGCTGGTAGATGTAATCGGGAAGGGAAAAAAGAAAAGGGGCAGTTTGTTGTTTTAAATCTAAAAGATGAAAATGGTAGATTCTACCATTCATATATCTATGATACTGTTTTGACCCATCTGACAAATGAAATTTTAGAAAAAGAAAAGTATGAAGAAAAAGATATGTATGATTTGGTTAACTCCTATTATAAAAAACTCCAGCAGGTAAAATCAGATAAGGTTTCCCGAGATTTACTTGAAATGCTTTACAATCTGAAATTTGATGGCGAATGGGAAAAAGGAAAAATTAACTCTATTAATGATTTTGTGCTGATTGATGAAGATTTTTATAAAGAAGATGTTTTTATAGAACTTGATGATGAGGCAAAAGAGATATGGCAGGAATATTCAAAAATATGGCAGATGCCCGACTTATTAGAAAGAAAGAAAGCATTTGACAGTATTAAAGCAGATTTTTATCAGTACGTAGTCTCTGTTCCTGTAAAAGAAGACACTCCCAAAATAGAACATAATTTTTATTATGTTCCACACTCGTTTCTTGATGAATATTACGACCTTGAAACAGGTTTTAAGACTAAAGGAAATTTGTATTTTGAAATCTAA
- the cas2 gene encoding CRISPR-associated endonuclease Cas2 has translation MFIILVYDANEKRVQKFHKTCKKYLTWVQNSVFEGEISEATLRILKDELKEIMDENEDSILIYKFRTKKYYDRESIGVLKPSHEDLFF, from the coding sequence ATGTTTATTATTCTTGTGTATGATGCCAATGAAAAAAGAGTTCAAAAATTCCACAAAACATGCAAAAAATATTTAACATGGGTTCAAAATAGTGTATTTGAAGGGGAAATCAGTGAAGCTACCTTGAGAATTCTAAAAGATGAGCTAAAAGAGATAATGGATGAAAATGAAGATAGTATTTTGATTTACAAGTTCAGAACTAAAAAGTATTATGATAGGGAAAGCATAGGAGTATTAAAACCTTCCCATGAAGATTTATTTTTTTAA
- a CDS encoding NADP-dependent isocitrate dehydrogenase, translating to MAKFNIVWTKVDEAPQLASYSLLPIMRAFTKDANIGIEVRDISLAGRILAQFSDILPEDKRVPDDLAYLKELVWKPEANIMKLPNISASVPQLKEAIAELQKQGYPLPDYPENPQTEEEKQIKERYDRCVGSVVNPILRQGNSDRRLAKSVKEYARKHPHKLRDVSPHSKSHVAHMKTGDFYEHEKSVIIEKDTKIKYIFEDENGNQTVLKEVEVGKGDVVDGTYMDRSKLRKYFEEVINTAKEEDILFSLHVKATMMRVSDPVIFGDAIRVYYAKLFERHADTLEKLGWKPEFGMQELENRLEQLPEEEREAIKKTIEEIYQERPRMYMVDSDKGITNLHMPNDVIIDASVPAVIKNGLKGWGPSGEVDDVVLSIPDRSYATMYKEIVEDIKARGQFDPTKIGTVQNVGLMAMGAEEYGSHDKTFFPPADGKMKVVDEEGNVLIEHCVNEGDIWRSCITKDLAIRDWVKLAVNRAKESGLPIVFWLDEYRAHDRNLIEIVKEELPKYDLEGVDYYIKAPQDAMKFTLARFRNGEDTISVTGNILRDYLTDLFPIIEVGTSARSLSIVPLIAGGGLFETGAGGSAPRHVEQFKKEGHLRWDSLGEFLAFVEALRHAYKQIKAIYQEENPRLLILAETLDQAVGKYLENDKTPKRKVGELDTRGSHFYLALYWAEALASQDKDKELAEKFAKVYADLKENEEKILEEIKAAEGKPVDIDWYHPDDEQATKAMRPSETFNRIIDTLLEG from the coding sequence ATGGCTAAATTTAACATTGTGTGGACAAAAGTTGACGAAGCACCGCAACTTGCAAGCTATTCACTTTTACCTATCATGAGAGCTTTCACAAAAGACGCAAATATTGGTATTGAAGTAAGAGATATTTCCCTTGCAGGAAGAATCCTTGCACAATTTTCTGACATTCTTCCTGAAGATAAAAGAGTTCCGGATGACCTTGCTTATTTAAAAGAGCTTGTTTGGAAACCAGAAGCAAACATAATGAAACTTCCTAACATCTCTGCATCTGTTCCACAGCTTAAAGAAGCTATAGCAGAGCTCCAAAAACAAGGATATCCATTACCAGATTACCCAGAAAATCCTCAAACTGAGGAAGAAAAACAAATAAAAGAAAGATACGATAGATGCGTTGGTTCTGTAGTTAACCCAATCCTCAGACAGGGTAACTCAGATAGAAGACTTGCAAAATCTGTTAAAGAGTATGCAAGAAAGCACCCACACAAACTTAGAGACGTTTCTCCTCACTCAAAATCTCATGTTGCACACATGAAAACAGGTGATTTCTATGAGCATGAAAAATCTGTAATTATAGAAAAAGACACAAAAATCAAATATATCTTTGAAGATGAAAATGGAAATCAAACAGTTTTAAAAGAAGTAGAAGTTGGAAAAGGCGATGTTGTTGATGGAACATACATGGACAGAAGCAAGCTTAGAAAATACTTTGAAGAAGTAATAAACACAGCTAAAGAAGAAGATATTCTTTTCTCTCTCCACGTAAAAGCCACAATGATGAGGGTTTCTGACCCTGTTATCTTTGGGGATGCTATCAGAGTTTATTATGCAAAACTGTTTGAAAGACACGCTGATACATTAGAAAAACTTGGCTGGAAACCAGAGTTTGGAATGCAGGAACTTGAAAACAGACTTGAGCAACTTCCAGAGGAAGAAAGAGAAGCTATTAAGAAAACAATAGAAGAAATCTACCAAGAAAGACCAAGAATGTATATGGTTGACTCTGATAAAGGAATAACAAACCTCCACATGCCAAACGACGTTATCATTGATGCATCAGTTCCAGCTGTAATTAAAAACGGTCTTAAAGGATGGGGACCATCTGGCGAAGTTGATGACGTAGTTTTATCTATTCCAGATAGGTCTTACGCAACAATGTATAAAGAAATCGTTGAGGACATAAAAGCAAGAGGACAGTTTGACCCAACAAAAATAGGAACTGTCCAAAACGTTGGTCTTATGGCTATGGGAGCAGAGGAATACGGTTCACACGATAAAACATTCTTCCCACCTGCAGATGGAAAAATGAAGGTTGTTGATGAGGAAGGAAATGTTTTAATAGAGCACTGTGTAAATGAAGGTGATATCTGGAGAAGCTGTATCACTAAAGACCTTGCTATAAGAGACTGGGTTAAACTTGCTGTAAACAGAGCTAAAGAATCAGGTCTTCCAATTGTATTCTGGCTTGATGAATATAGAGCCCATGATAGAAACCTCATTGAGATTGTTAAAGAAGAACTGCCAAAATATGACCTTGAAGGTGTTGATTATTATATAAAAGCACCTCAAGATGCTATGAAATTTACCCTTGCAAGATTTAGAAACGGCGAAGATACAATATCTGTAACAGGAAATATTTTAAGGGACTATCTTACAGACCTGTTCCCAATTATTGAGGTTGGAACATCTGCAAGGTCTCTTTCTATTGTTCCACTTATTGCAGGTGGTGGATTGTTTGAAACAGGTGCAGGTGGTTCTGCTCCAAGACACGTAGAGCAGTTCAAAAAAGAAGGACACTTAAGATGGGATTCCCTTGGAGAATTCCTCGCTTTTGTTGAGGCATTAAGACACGCATACAAACAGATAAAAGCTATTTATCAAGAAGAAAATCCAAGACTCCTTATCCTTGCTGAAACACTTGACCAGGCTGTTGGAAAATACCTTGAAAATGACAAAACACCTAAGAGAAAAGTTGGTGAGTTAGACACAAGAGGTTCTCACTTCTACCTTGCACTCTACTGGGCAGAAGCTCTCGCATCTCAAGACAAAGACAAAGAGCTTGCTGAGAAGTTTGCAAAAGTATATGCAGACCTTAAAGAGAATGAAGAGAAAATCCTTGAAGAGATTAAAGCTGCAGAAGGTAAGCCTGTAGATATAGACTGGTATCATCCGGATGATGAGCAAGCCACAAAAGCAATGAGACCTTCTGAAACATTCAATAGAATAATTGATACACTTTTAGAAGGCTAA
- a CDS encoding citrate/2-methylcitrate synthase — MSKPDYLLFDRNTKAIFWNLNRNAIQRMLDYDYVVGREPSIAAIVAPTQSRKFDKFFYGTQEIMIPIYKSTTEAAKDFPEADVLLNFASFRTAYDVTMEALDIPTIRTIAITAEGIPERFARIMRIKAKELGKWIIGPATVGGIAPGAFRIANTGGTIENIVNSKLHRPGSVGLVTRSGGLFNELSNVIARNANGLAEGIAIGGDRYPGTDFLDHMLRYEKNPQVKMMVLLGEVGGTLEYKVAEAIKDGRITKPVIAWCIGTISKHFGGEVQFGHAGAKAGAEAETADAKNAALKEAGAHVPQSFNDLPELINGVYEELKAKGEIPEIQEPEVPPIPEDYAKAVKAGKVRRPTNFICTISDDRGEEATYCGVPISEVVEKGYSIADVIGLLWFKKKFPEWASNFIDMVIKVVADHGPAVSGAHNTKVTARAGKDLMSSIVTGILTIGPRFGGAIDGAAKYFKMAKEKGMDPVEFVDYMKKVEKIPIPGIGHRIKSTKNPDKRVELLKNYAKENFPSTELLDYALEVEKVTTSKKENLILNVDGTIGVLLVDMFRALGYSDAEIDELISAGAFNAFFVLGRTIGFIGHYLDEKRLDMPLYRHPTDDILYNVKCDVE, encoded by the coding sequence ATGAGCAAACCTGACTACTTACTTTTTGATAGGAACACAAAAGCTATCTTCTGGAACTTAAACAGAAATGCTATCCAGAGAATGCTTGACTATGACTATGTGGTTGGAAGAGAACCATCTATTGCTGCGATTGTTGCTCCAACACAATCAAGAAAGTTTGATAAGTTTTTCTACGGAACACAAGAAATAATGATTCCTATCTATAAATCAACAACGGAAGCAGCTAAAGACTTTCCTGAAGCAGATGTTCTACTGAACTTTGCTTCCTTTAGAACAGCTTATGACGTTACAATGGAAGCCCTTGATATTCCAACAATCAGAACAATTGCTATTACAGCTGAGGGTATTCCAGAAAGATTTGCAAGAATAATGAGAATAAAAGCAAAAGAACTTGGAAAATGGATTATCGGTCCTGCTACTGTTGGTGGTATTGCACCGGGAGCTTTCAGAATAGCAAACACAGGTGGAACAATTGAAAATATTGTTAACTCAAAACTCCACAGACCCGGCTCTGTAGGACTTGTTACAAGGTCTGGTGGTCTTTTCAACGAGCTTTCAAACGTTATAGCAAGAAATGCAAATGGTCTTGCTGAGGGTATAGCTATCGGTGGTGATAGATACCCAGGAACAGACTTCCTCGACCACATGCTCAGATATGAGAAAAATCCACAAGTTAAGATGATGGTTCTACTTGGTGAAGTAGGTGGAACCCTTGAATATAAAGTAGCAGAGGCTATAAAAGACGGAAGAATTACAAAACCTGTTATAGCATGGTGTATCGGAACTATTTCTAAACATTTTGGTGGAGAAGTTCAGTTTGGACACGCTGGAGCTAAAGCTGGAGCAGAAGCAGAAACAGCTGATGCTAAAAATGCAGCTTTAAAAGAAGCTGGAGCACACGTTCCACAATCATTCAACGACCTTCCAGAGCTTATAAATGGTGTTTATGAAGAACTAAAAGCAAAAGGTGAAATCCCAGAAATCCAAGAACCAGAAGTTCCACCAATCCCTGAGGACTATGCAAAAGCAGTAAAAGCTGGAAAAGTAAGAAGACCTACAAACTTCATCTGCACAATTTCTGATGACAGAGGAGAAGAAGCTACATACTGTGGAGTTCCAATATCAGAAGTTGTTGAAAAAGGATACTCTATTGCTGATGTTATAGGACTCCTCTGGTTCAAGAAAAAATTCCCAGAATGGGCATCTAATTTCATTGATATGGTTATTAAAGTAGTTGCAGACCACGGTCCAGCTGTTTCAGGTGCACACAACACTAAAGTAACTGCAAGAGCAGGAAAAGACCTTATGTCTTCTATCGTTACTGGTATTCTCACAATAGGACCAAGATTTGGCGGTGCTATTGACGGTGCTGCTAAATACTTCAAGATGGCAAAAGAAAAGGGAATGGATCCTGTTGAATTTGTTGATTACATGAAAAAAGTTGAAAAAATACCTATCCCAGGAATTGGACACAGAATTAAATCTACTAAAAACCCAGATAAAAGGGTTGAGCTTCTCAAAAACTATGCAAAAGAAAACTTCCCAAGCACAGAGCTCTTAGACTATGCCCTCGAGGTAGAAAAAGTAACAACCTCTAAAAAAGAAAACCTTATTCTCAACGTTGATGGAACAATCGGTGTTCTCCTTGTGGATATGTTCAGAGCTCTCGGATACTCTGACGCAGAAATAGATGAGCTGATTAGTGCAGGGGCATTTAACGCATTCTTCGTTCTTGGTAGAACAATCGGATTTATTGGACACTACCTTGATGAGAAAAGACTTGATATGCCATTATACAGACATCCAACAGATGACATTCTCTACAACGTCAAATGCGACGTTGAATAA
- the cas4 gene encoding CRISPR-associated protein Cas4 — translation MGELQNINGTLIWYYYICSREVWLIGHSIEADQESDFLLLGRHIHEIFYKRQKKEFMIDNTIKIDIISSKKVIGEIKKSSKYLKSAKMQVAFYLYYLKQKGINIEGELLIPEERKREKIKLTTDLEKELKKSITEIKKILKMDKPPQPKKIPYCKNCAYKEMCWS, via the coding sequence ATGGGGGAGTTGCAGAATATTAATGGGACATTAATATGGTATTACTATATTTGCTCAAGGGAAGTTTGGCTAATTGGGCACAGTATAGAAGCTGATCAGGAAAGCGATTTTCTTTTACTCGGAAGACATATCCATGAGATTTTTTACAAAAGACAGAAAAAAGAATTTATGATAGACAATACCATCAAAATAGACATCATCTCTTCTAAAAAAGTCATTGGAGAAATCAAAAAATCCTCAAAATACCTAAAAAGTGCTAAAATGCAAGTCGCATTTTATCTTTATTACTTGAAGCAAAAAGGAATAAATATAGAAGGCGAACTTCTTATACCGGAAGAAAGAAAAAGAGAAAAAATAAAACTAACCACAGATTTAGAAAAAGAACTTAAAAAATCTATTACAGAAATTAAAAAGATTTTAAAAATGGACAAACCGCCACAGCCAAAAAAAATACCTTACTGCAAAAATTGTGCTTATAAAGAGATGTGCTGGAGTTGA
- a CDS encoding ATP citrate lyase citrate-binding domain-containing protein, producing the protein MAQRGIREYDGKRILAQNWEEYFDGAFEYDFKSILITPETDLDKVPEQYPWVKETPLVAKPDMLFGKRGKLGLIFFKKEKPGDVTWEDAKEWIKQKMSEEVEINGVKGHLTHFLVEPFVPHKPEEEYYVAITTGEDEDIIYMSAFGGIEVEENWDKVVEVRIPITASDEEIKKLIEENVPADIKDKEKFADFVYRLYKLFRDLHFTYLEINPLVMVGNKVYPLDFVGRVDDTAQFVAGRKWGELEFPAGFGRDLSPEEKYIKEMDEKSGASLKLTILNPEGRIWTLVAGGGASVVYADTVADLGYVKELANYGEYSGNPSRAETREYVKTVFDLMTRSKHPKGPKILIIGGAIANFTDVAKTFEGIIDAMKEYADKLREVGVKIYVRRGGPNYEIGLKKIKEAAEQLGLPIEVYGPETHMTEIVKKAIQEAEKEAA; encoded by the coding sequence ATGGCTCAACGAGGTATTAGAGAGTATGATGGGAAGAGAATTTTAGCTCAAAACTGGGAAGAGTATTTTGACGGTGCCTTTGAGTATGATTTCAAATCAATCTTAATCACTCCTGAAACTGATCTTGACAAAGTTCCTGAGCAGTATCCATGGGTAAAAGAAACTCCACTTGTTGCAAAACCGGATATGCTTTTTGGTAAAAGAGGAAAGCTTGGACTTATTTTCTTCAAAAAGGAAAAACCTGGTGACGTAACATGGGAAGATGCTAAAGAATGGATAAAACAAAAAATGTCTGAAGAAGTTGAGATTAATGGAGTAAAAGGACATTTAACACACTTTTTAGTAGAACCTTTTGTTCCACACAAACCAGAAGAAGAATACTACGTAGCAATCACAACAGGTGAAGACGAAGATATTATTTATATGTCTGCTTTCGGCGGAATAGAAGTAGAGGAAAATTGGGATAAAGTTGTTGAGGTAAGAATACCTATAACAGCTTCAGATGAAGAAATTAAAAAACTTATAGAAGAAAATGTTCCAGCAGATATTAAAGATAAAGAAAAATTTGCTGACTTTGTATATAGACTTTACAAACTCTTTAGAGACCTTCACTTTACATATCTTGAAATTAACCCACTTGTAATGGTCGGAAACAAAGTTTATCCCCTTGATTTTGTTGGAAGGGTTGATGATACTGCACAATTTGTTGCAGGAAGAAAATGGGGTGAGCTTGAATTCCCAGCCGGATTTGGAAGAGACCTTTCTCCAGAGGAAAAATACATCAAAGAAATGGACGAAAAATCTGGTGCTTCATTAAAACTTACGATCCTCAACCCTGAAGGAAGAATATGGACACTTGTTGCTGGTGGTGGTGCCTCAGTTGTTTATGCTGATACTGTTGCAGACCTTGGATATGTTAAAGAGCTTGCAAACTACGGAGAATACTCAGGTAACCCTTCAAGAGCAGAAACAAGAGAGTATGTAAAAACTGTTTTTGACCTTATGACAAGAAGCAAACATCCAAAAGGACCAAAAATCTTAATCATTGGTGGTGCTATTGCTAACTTCACAGATGTTGCTAAAACATTTGAAGGTATCATTGATGCGATGAAAGAATATGCTGACAAACTCAGAGAAGTTGGCGTTAAGATATATGTAAGAAGAGGTGGTCCAAACTATGAAATTGGTCTGAAGAAGATAAAAGAAGCAGCAGAACAACTTGGTCTTCCAATAGAAGTTTACGGACCAGAAACCCACATGACAGAAATAGTTAAAAAAGCTATTCAAGAAGCTGAAAAAGAAGCAGCTTAA
- a CDS encoding YfdX family protein — MKKFLLVFLIFVNIVFARPDKTIINEGLTESQVYNIKLYTIRALNLSLDAYTALSQRVVNHSKVKDYLNGALFFLNEASQYSPGYFIRRQIESLIKRIKLYPNENYTTDIRVLMVNIEEISGDLDNYQLINEKLQEIYENVKKGKNKDAKDLLQEVQNMISVANIDEPLDEAKNLIVTAEEHLRAGKYHKSKQAIELALTPLIAISTRENLYIALTREYLVKAKYSYEVDYSLSKSYIQSAVYSINKAYWVSSEESREQINQIRKKINELYKKYDNYSVTEKDFEDIINLIKSL, encoded by the coding sequence ATGAAGAAATTCTTATTAGTTTTCCTAATTTTTGTTAATATTGTCTTTGCCAGACCGGATAAAACTATAATTAATGAGGGATTAACAGAAAGTCAGGTTTATAACATAAAACTTTATACGATAAGGGCTTTAAATCTTTCCCTTGATGCATATACTGCACTTAGTCAGCGAGTTGTAAATCATTCTAAAGTCAAAGATTATCTTAATGGTGCTTTATTTTTCCTTAATGAAGCCTCCCAATACTCACCGGGTTATTTCATTAGAAGGCAGATAGAAAGTCTTATAAAAAGAATAAAACTTTATCCAAATGAAAATTACACAACAGATATCAGGGTTCTTATGGTTAATATTGAAGAAATAAGCGGAGACCTTGATAATTATCAGCTAATAAATGAAAAATTACAGGAAATTTACGAAAATGTCAAAAAAGGCAAAAATAAAGATGCAAAGGATTTACTTCAAGAAGTTCAAAATATGATATCTGTTGCCAATATTGATGAGCCTTTAGATGAAGCTAAAAATCTAATAGTTACTGCAGAGGAGCATCTTAGAGCAGGAAAATATCATAAGTCAAAGCAGGCTATAGAACTTGCTTTAACTCCACTTATAGCAATTTCAACAAGAGAAAATTTATATATAGCGCTCACAAGGGAATATCTCGTAAAAGCAAAGTATTCATACGAAGTGGACTATTCATTGTCAAAAAGCTATATACAATCAGCTGTTTACTCAATAAATAAAGCTTACTGGGTTTCTTCCGAAGAAAGTAGAGAGCAGATAAACCAAATAAGAAAAAAAATTAATGAGTTATACAAAAAATATGATAATTATTCTGTAACAGAAAAAGATTTTGAGGATATTATTAATCTTATAAAATCTCTTTAA
- the cas1b gene encoding type I-B CRISPR-associated endonuclease Cas1b — MKKPIYIFNDGQLKRKDNTLLFIKENEKKILPINAISEIHVFGEIDLNKRVLEFLTQNKIPIYFYNRYGYYIGSFYPREYLNSGLIILKQAEFYLKHEERMFLAKSFVPGAVSNILKNLIYYKKSKEEYIKPYIEEILEKSKEIDSKEDIPSLMALEGEIRKKYYEAFNVVLNIGDFYFDKRTKRPPENPLNTLISFGNSLIYTTILSQIYRTHLDARIGYLHETNQRSFSLNLDLAEIFKPIIVDRAIFSLINKNQIQLKHFEEDIDYTYLNEKRKKIFIQVYEEKLNTTIKYKNLGKVSYRRLVRLECYKLYKHFFGEEIYKPFVASW, encoded by the coding sequence TTGAAAAAACCCATATATATTTTCAATGACGGACAGCTTAAAAGAAAAGATAACACACTTCTATTCATCAAAGAAAATGAAAAGAAAATACTTCCTATAAATGCAATATCAGAAATTCACGTATTTGGAGAAATAGATTTAAACAAAAGAGTTTTAGAATTTCTAACCCAAAATAAAATTCCTATTTATTTCTATAACCGTTACGGTTATTACATCGGAAGTTTTTATCCAAGAGAATATCTAAATTCAGGTTTAATTATCTTAAAACAGGCTGAATTTTATCTAAAACATGAAGAAAGAATGTTTTTAGCAAAAAGTTTTGTTCCAGGTGCCGTTTCAAACATACTAAAAAATCTCATTTATTATAAAAAATCAAAAGAGGAGTATATAAAACCTTATATTGAAGAAATTTTAGAAAAATCAAAAGAAATTGATTCAAAAGAAGATATTCCGTCTCTAATGGCATTAGAAGGAGAAATAAGAAAGAAATATTACGAAGCATTTAATGTGGTTTTAAACATTGGAGATTTTTATTTTGACAAAAGAACAAAAAGACCCCCAGAAAATCCCTTAAATACCCTAATCAGTTTTGGAAACTCATTAATATATACTACCATTTTATCCCAGATTTACAGGACACACCTTGATGCAAGAATTGGCTATCTTCACGAAACAAATCAGAGAAGTTTTAGCTTGAATTTAGATTTAGCAGAAATTTTTAAACCAATTATTGTGGATAGAGCTATTTTTAGCCTGATAAATAAAAACCAGATTCAACTTAAACATTTTGAAGAAGATATTGATTATACATACTTGAATGAAAAGAGAAAAAAGATATTTATACAGGTCTATGAAGAAAAACTTAATACCACCATTAAGTATAAGAATCTTGGAAAAGTCTCTTACAGAAGACTAGTAAGACTTGAGTGCTATAAACTTTATAAACATTTCTTTGGTGAAGAGATTTACAAACCATTTGTAGCGAGCTGGTGA